The proteins below are encoded in one region of Mycobacterium shinjukuense:
- a CDS encoding PH domain-containing protein, which yields MQQTQWEPKAAGIAGCGVGGLVMATACVTLVTDPVGRFMTGIAALGLILFASFSWRARPKLAITPDGLAIRGWFRTQVMSRPQIKIIRISEFRRYARTVRLLEIETVAGGLVVLSRWDLGTDPLRVLDALTAAGY from the coding sequence GTGCAGCAAACACAATGGGAGCCTAAGGCCGCAGGAATCGCTGGTTGTGGAGTCGGCGGCCTCGTGATGGCTACCGCCTGTGTGACCCTGGTCACAGATCCGGTGGGTCGCTTCATGACGGGCATTGCCGCCCTGGGTCTGATCCTGTTTGCGAGCTTCTCCTGGCGCGCGCGCCCGAAACTGGCAATCACCCCCGACGGCCTGGCGATCCGGGGCTGGTTTCGGACGCAGGTAATGTCCCGCCCGCAGATCAAGATCATCCGGATCTCGGAGTTCCGCCGCTACGCTCGCACGGTCCGGCTGCTGGAGATCGAAACGGTCGCCGGGGGACTGGTGGTCTTGTCCCGTTGGGATCTCGGCACCGACCCGCTGCGGGTGCTCGACGCGTTGACCGCGGCTGGGTACTGA